The following proteins come from a genomic window of Ilumatobacter coccineus YM16-304:
- a CDS encoding N-6 DNA methylase — MAISEQKRRGAWYTPDALVELVVDAVVDRAFVDGCAERSVRVVDPACGDGRFLAAAAARVEALGGRSELVGVDSDEGAIEEARRVLGGDARLVHADALGDRGPAGLGPFDLVIGNPPYLSQMASSTTRGQASRHGGGPYADAAVEFVALGAAIVRPDGGRLAYVLPQSILSARDAKPVRERVDARASMFWSSWTGERDFEAQVLTCALAFEFGRPDERAGSSWSHVVTARAGVPPVPDAMSVSVETLGDRAWLNANFRDEYYGMIPAVGDHESGPPLVTSGLIDPGRSLWGERPVRFAKQRFDAPRIDVSALDERMQRWASRRLVPKVLVANQTPIIEAVCDAEGAWLPGVPVVSVYPEHADAETAWQIAAVLTSPAASAWAWHERGGSGLSANTIRVGPVMLAALPWPSGGLDAAVAALRAGDVVACGRLIGEAYGVGAEEAAELDAWWLPIVQRIDERSR, encoded by the coding sequence GTGGCGATCAGCGAGCAGAAGCGTCGTGGTGCGTGGTACACCCCGGATGCGCTCGTCGAGCTCGTGGTCGATGCGGTGGTCGATCGAGCATTCGTCGACGGATGCGCGGAGCGTTCGGTTCGTGTGGTCGATCCAGCGTGTGGCGACGGTCGGTTCTTGGCGGCTGCGGCTGCTCGCGTCGAGGCGTTGGGTGGCCGGTCGGAGCTCGTCGGTGTCGACAGCGACGAGGGTGCGATCGAGGAGGCGCGGCGTGTGCTCGGGGGCGATGCGCGCTTGGTGCACGCCGACGCGTTGGGTGATCGTGGCCCGGCTGGTCTCGGGCCGTTCGACTTGGTGATCGGCAATCCGCCCTACCTGTCGCAGATGGCGTCGTCGACGACGCGCGGTCAGGCGAGTCGTCACGGCGGTGGACCGTATGCCGACGCTGCGGTGGAGTTCGTCGCGCTCGGTGCGGCGATCGTTCGCCCGGATGGTGGGCGGTTGGCGTATGTGCTCCCGCAGTCGATCCTGTCGGCTCGTGATGCGAAGCCGGTGCGTGAGCGGGTCGATGCGCGTGCGTCGATGTTCTGGTCGTCGTGGACGGGGGAGCGCGATTTCGAAGCGCAGGTGTTGACGTGCGCGTTGGCGTTCGAGTTCGGTCGTCCGGACGAGCGGGCCGGCTCGTCGTGGTCGCACGTGGTGACGGCGCGTGCCGGTGTGCCCCCGGTGCCTGATGCGATGTCGGTGTCGGTCGAGACGCTGGGTGATCGCGCCTGGCTGAACGCCAACTTCCGTGACGAGTACTACGGCATGATCCCGGCGGTCGGTGATCACGAGTCGGGACCGCCGCTCGTCACGAGCGGCCTGATCGACCCGGGTCGCTCGCTGTGGGGCGAGCGGCCGGTTCGTTTCGCGAAGCAGCGCTTCGACGCGCCGCGGATCGACGTGAGCGCGCTCGACGAGAGGATGCAGCGGTGGGCGAGCCGTCGGTTGGTGCCGAAGGTGTTGGTGGCGAATCAGACGCCGATCATCGAGGCGGTGTGCGATGCCGAGGGTGCGTGGTTGCCGGGGGTGCCGGTCGTGTCGGTGTATCCGGAGCACGCCGATGCCGAGACGGCGTGGCAGATCGCCGCGGTGTTGACGTCGCCGGCGGCGTCGGCGTGGGCGTGGCACGAGCGTGGCGGTTCGGGTCTGTCGGCCAACACGATTCGCGTGGGGCCGGTGATGCTCGCGGCGCTGCCGTGGCCATCGGGTGGTCTCGACGCCGCCGTCGCAGCACTTCGCGCCGGCGATGTCGTGGCGTGCGGGCGTCTGATCGGCGAGGCGTACGGCGTCGGCGCCGAGGAGGCGGCCGAACTCGACGCCTGGTGGCTGCCGATCGTGCAGCGGATCGACGAACGGTCGAGGTGA
- a CDS encoding c-type cytochrome — MAIAVGAAACGGDGDSGLSEQAAKGKEIAASNGCASCHGSDGRGGVGPTWIGLAGSEVELDDGTTVTADDAYLLRAILDPAAEEVPGYAVNMPENGLSEEQALDIVAYIKELVAE; from the coding sequence GTGGCAATCGCTGTGGGAGCCGCAGCGTGCGGTGGTGACGGCGACAGTGGCCTGTCGGAGCAGGCTGCCAAGGGCAAGGAGATCGCGGCGAGCAACGGCTGTGCGTCGTGCCACGGGTCCGATGGCCGTGGCGGGGTCGGCCCCACGTGGATCGGTCTCGCCGGTTCGGAGGTCGAACTCGACGACGGCACCACGGTGACCGCCGACGACGCGTATCTGCTGCGGGCCATCCTCGACCCGGCTGCCGAGGAGGTGCCGGGTTATGCGGTCAACATGCCCGAGAACGGGCTGAGTGAAGAGCAGGCGCTCGACATCGTCGCCTACATCAAAGAACTCGTCGCCGAGTAG
- the map gene encoding type I methionyl aminopeptidase — MTDLVAAEPAVLPKANDACWCGSGRKYKRCHRKLEGRVLQGVVSPMRSVPDHIARPPYADTGEYEPWQEDRVKSPEIIEAMRHSGKIASTVLAEAGAMVAPGVTTEEIDIFVHERFIELGAYPSTINYHGYPKACCTSINEVICHGIPDSRPLQDGDICNIDVTGWIGGVHGDTNATFYVGDVDPESKQLVEVTEGAMWKGIEAARAGRPLSDIGRAIEDHVKPYRYGVVKAFVGHGIGEQFHTDIQVLHYYDSRSSVIMRPGMTFTIEPMITLGTINFKIWDDDWTAVTSDGRRTAQFEHTLLVTDDEPEVLTGGEGAVSPVAPWKR, encoded by the coding sequence ATGACCGATCTCGTCGCTGCGGAACCTGCGGTACTCCCGAAGGCCAACGACGCGTGCTGGTGCGGGAGCGGCCGCAAGTACAAGCGCTGCCACCGCAAGCTCGAAGGCCGCGTGCTGCAGGGTGTCGTCTCACCCATGCGCTCCGTACCCGACCACATCGCACGGCCGCCGTACGCCGACACCGGCGAGTACGAGCCCTGGCAGGAAGACCGCGTCAAGAGCCCCGAGATCATCGAGGCGATGCGCCACTCCGGCAAGATCGCCTCCACGGTGCTCGCCGAAGCCGGCGCCATGGTCGCCCCCGGTGTCACCACCGAAGAGATCGACATCTTCGTCCACGAACGCTTCATCGAACTCGGCGCCTACCCGTCGACGATCAACTACCACGGCTACCCAAAGGCCTGCTGCACGTCGATCAACGAAGTCATCTGCCACGGCATCCCCGACTCGCGCCCACTGCAAGACGGCGACATCTGCAACATCGACGTGACCGGATGGATCGGCGGCGTCCACGGCGACACCAACGCCACGTTCTACGTCGGCGACGTCGACCCCGAGAGCAAGCAACTGGTCGAGGTGACCGAAGGCGCCATGTGGAAGGGCATCGAGGCTGCCCGCGCCGGACGCCCGCTCTCCGACATCGGTCGCGCGATCGAAGACCACGTGAAGCCCTACCGCTACGGCGTCGTCAAAGCCTTCGTCGGCCACGGCATCGGCGAACAGTTCCACACCGACATCCAGGTGCTGCACTACTACGACAGCCGATCCAGCGTCATCATGCGTCCCGGCATGACCTTCACGATCGAACCGATGATCACCCTCGGCACGATCAACTTCAAGATCTGGGACGACGACTGGACCGCCGTCACCTCCGACGGCCGCCGCACGGCACAGTTCGAGCACACTCTCCTCGTCACCGACGACGAACCCGAGGTGCTCACCGGTGGCGAAGGCGCCGTCAGCCCCGTCGCCCCCTGGAAACGCTGA
- a CDS encoding DNA polymerase III, delta' subunit: MNDVDAGDMLDPDAGIDVSTPSSQPGTIWNDVVGQSHAIGQLRAALDRGAAHAYLFVGPAGCTKFEAARAFAGRIISGSEDRDQRDARLALEGVHPDITEVQRSGASISFDQAREIVRVAAMAPSESSRKVLILDEFHLLNPTGAGLMLKTIEEPPDSTTFIILCEFVPHDLITISSRCTRVDFRAISADVIAARLLTEGIGPVEAQAASKASLGDLDRARLLATDPTLAERRKLFLSIAGQLDGSGTVAMRLAGELLAAIDASADAIKARHENEIAELDARIKEFGERGSGKKQLEDRHKREVRRARTDELRAGLTTMAQTYRDSLTQGTARNIDAAAGAVHAIHDALESLERNPNEKLLLENLLWSLPSAV; this comes from the coding sequence ATGAACGACGTCGACGCCGGCGACATGCTCGACCCCGACGCCGGGATCGACGTGTCGACGCCGAGCAGCCAGCCCGGCACGATCTGGAACGACGTCGTCGGCCAGAGCCACGCCATCGGGCAGCTCCGGGCCGCACTCGACCGCGGCGCCGCGCACGCCTACCTCTTCGTCGGCCCGGCCGGCTGCACCAAGTTCGAAGCCGCTCGGGCGTTCGCTGGGCGCATCATCTCGGGCAGCGAAGACCGCGACCAGCGCGATGCCCGCCTCGCGCTCGAAGGCGTGCACCCCGACATCACGGAAGTGCAGCGAAGCGGCGCGTCGATCTCGTTCGACCAGGCTCGCGAGATCGTCCGCGTCGCGGCGATGGCCCCGTCCGAGAGCAGCCGCAAGGTCTTGATCCTCGACGAGTTCCACCTGCTCAATCCGACGGGTGCCGGGCTCATGCTCAAGACGATCGAGGAGCCGCCCGACTCCACGACGTTCATCATCCTCTGCGAGTTCGTCCCGCACGACCTGATCACGATCTCGTCGCGCTGCACCCGGGTCGACTTCCGGGCGATCAGCGCCGACGTCATCGCCGCCCGCCTGCTCACCGAAGGCATCGGCCCCGTCGAGGCCCAGGCCGCATCGAAGGCCTCGCTCGGCGACCTCGACCGAGCACGGCTCCTGGCGACCGACCCCACCCTCGCCGAGCGCCGCAAACTGTTCCTGAGCATCGCCGGGCAACTCGACGGCAGCGGCACGGTGGCGATGCGACTCGCCGGCGAACTCCTCGCCGCGATCGACGCCTCGGCCGACGCGATCAAGGCGCGCCACGAGAACGAAATCGCCGAACTCGACGCTCGCATCAAGGAGTTCGGCGAGCGCGGCAGCGGCAAGAAGCAACTCGAAGACCGCCACAAGCGCGAAGTGCGGCGAGCGCGCACCGACGAACTCCGCGCCGGCCTCACCACCATGGCCCAGACCTACCGAGACAGCCTCACGCAGGGCACCGCCCGCAACATCGATGCCGCGGCGGGAGCCGTTCACGCGATCCACGACGCGCTCGAATCACTCGAACGCAACCCGAACGAGAAGCTGCTCCTCGAGAACCTGCTCTGGTCGCTCCCGTCCGCGGTCTGA
- the tmk gene encoding dTMP kinase, translating to MTGPRYIAFEGAEGCGKSTQAARYASAIDAVLTRETGGTDIGARLREILHDTSIHDMAPRAEALIAAADRAQHLDQVVRPALDAGRTVVSDRSVYSTLAYQGYGRRLDVDQLRQINDWATGGLWPDLVVFIDTPDDVIAERMSTRNLDRFEAAGDDFHDRVIDGFRTMAAADPDRWISVQAVGSIAQVAQSIYDSIAEWSER from the coding sequence ATGACCGGACCTCGATACATCGCCTTCGAGGGCGCGGAAGGGTGTGGCAAGTCGACGCAGGCTGCGCGATATGCGTCGGCGATCGATGCCGTGCTCACGCGAGAGACCGGCGGGACCGACATCGGTGCACGGCTCCGCGAGATCCTGCACGACACGTCGATCCACGACATGGCGCCTCGCGCCGAGGCGCTGATCGCCGCTGCCGACCGGGCACAGCACCTCGACCAGGTCGTGCGGCCCGCGCTCGACGCCGGGCGCACCGTGGTCAGCGACCGTTCGGTCTACTCGACGCTGGCCTACCAGGGCTACGGGCGACGCCTCGACGTCGACCAACTCCGGCAGATCAACGACTGGGCGACCGGTGGGCTGTGGCCCGACCTGGTGGTGTTCATCGACACGCCCGACGACGTGATCGCCGAACGCATGTCGACTCGCAACCTCGACCGATTCGAAGCCGCCGGCGACGACTTCCACGATCGCGTCATCGACGGGTTCCGCACGATGGCGGCCGCCGACCCCGACCGCTGGATCAGCGTCCAAGCGGTCGGCTCGATCGCACAGGTCGCCCAATCGATCTACGACTCCATCGCCGAGTGGAGCGAACGATGA
- the topA gene encoding type I DNA topoisomerase codes for MSKPLVVVESPAKAKTLSKFLGSDYDVRASVGHVADLPSKGLNIDTENGFKPTYELTERGKTVVKELKAALKDASELYLATDEDREGEAISWHLLEYLKPKVPVKRMVFHEITKAAIDHAVDNPRGIDYGMVDAAETRRILDRLYGYEVSPVLWRRVNRGLSAGRVQSPTVRLIVERERERIAYITADYWDIDVVTATDPEFDAKLHAVAGARVAGGKDFDNRGNVSDKVTALDEARATGLAESLAESDFTVKSVEDKPYKSSPKAPFMTSTLQQEGGRKLRLSSSQVMRVAQGLYERGFITYMRTDDVILSDEAMAATRDAVTKEYGSKYLNAAPKQYKKKSKGQDAHEAIRPTTPYRSPDAVSAELNSQELSLYRLIWQRTLASQMADATGVTVSVRLTAPATDRTTGEIVECEFSASGTTITFPGYRAVYVASKEERGDDAADKEALLPELKVGDIVPVASVTPNGHTTTPPARFTEASLVKRLEELEIGRPSTWASIIQTVQDRGYVWKKGQALVPTWTAFAVIRLLEEHFDALVDYDFTASTENDLDAISRGERQKDQWLTRFYFGQTDDHDVPAITAEAGSADDALLGLKRLVEENLDHIDAAEINTFPLGNDENGELIVVKPGRYGPYVKRGEDTAGLPDNLPPDELTVAKAIELLAAPKGDEPIGELDGLPVYAKNGRYGPYVQWGDHDNPPPGLEKPKMSSLFSNMTLEEITLEQAEKLISLPRHLGDDPEDGTPIYANNGRYGPYVQKEKDYRNIDSEDQIFEITLEQALKIYSEPKVYKRGNRNMAAKGPLKEFGTDPVSEKNVTAKDGRFGVYVTDGETNASLGKGDRLEEITPERAFELLAIRREAIIAKGGTPGKKAKATKKKAAAKKKAAAKKSAAKKKAAKKKAPAKKKAAAKKSAAKKSTAGGDDGVVVVDLND; via the coding sequence ATGTCAAAGCCACTCGTCGTCGTCGAGTCGCCTGCCAAGGCGAAAACCCTCTCGAAGTTTCTCGGCAGTGACTACGACGTGCGCGCCTCGGTGGGGCACGTGGCCGACCTGCCGTCGAAGGGTCTGAACATCGACACCGAGAACGGCTTCAAGCCCACCTACGAGCTCACCGAACGCGGCAAGACCGTCGTCAAAGAACTCAAAGCGGCGCTCAAAGACGCTTCGGAGCTCTATCTCGCAACCGATGAAGACCGCGAGGGGGAGGCCATCTCGTGGCACCTGCTCGAGTACCTGAAGCCGAAGGTCCCGGTGAAGCGGATGGTGTTCCACGAGATCACCAAAGCCGCGATCGACCACGCCGTCGACAACCCGCGCGGCATCGACTACGGCATGGTCGACGCCGCCGAGACCCGCCGCATCCTCGACCGCCTGTACGGGTACGAGGTGTCGCCGGTGCTGTGGCGTCGCGTCAACCGCGGCCTCTCGGCCGGCCGCGTGCAGAGCCCGACCGTCCGACTCATCGTCGAACGCGAGCGCGAGCGCATCGCCTACATCACCGCCGACTACTGGGACATCGACGTCGTCACCGCGACCGACCCCGAGTTCGACGCGAAGCTCCACGCCGTCGCCGGAGCGCGAGTCGCGGGCGGCAAAGACTTCGACAATCGCGGCAACGTCAGCGACAAGGTCACCGCGCTCGACGAAGCTCGTGCGACCGGCCTGGCCGAGAGCCTCGCCGAGTCCGACTTCACCGTGAAGTCGGTCGAAGACAAGCCGTACAAGTCGTCGCCGAAGGCCCCGTTCATGACCTCGACGCTGCAACAGGAAGGCGGCCGCAAACTGCGTCTGTCGTCGTCGCAGGTGATGCGTGTCGCTCAGGGCCTGTACGAGCGTGGGTTCATCACCTACATGCGTACCGACGACGTCATCCTCTCCGACGAAGCCATGGCGGCGACGCGTGACGCGGTCACCAAGGAGTACGGATCGAAGTACCTCAACGCCGCGCCGAAGCAGTACAAGAAGAAGTCGAAGGGCCAAGACGCTCACGAAGCGATCCGCCCGACCACGCCGTACCGCTCGCCCGACGCCGTGTCGGCCGAGCTCAACAGCCAGGAACTCTCGCTCTACCGCCTCATCTGGCAGCGCACCCTCGCGTCGCAGATGGCCGACGCCACCGGCGTCACGGTCAGCGTCCGGCTCACCGCCCCCGCCACCGACCGCACCACCGGCGAGATCGTCGAGTGCGAGTTCTCGGCATCGGGCACCACGATCACGTTCCCCGGCTACCGCGCCGTGTACGTGGCGTCGAAGGAAGAGCGCGGCGACGACGCAGCCGACAAGGAAGCGCTGCTTCCCGAACTCAAGGTCGGCGACATCGTCCCCGTCGCCTCGGTCACACCCAACGGCCACACGACCACACCGCCCGCCCGGTTCACCGAAGCCTCGCTGGTGAAGCGGCTCGAAGAACTCGAGATCGGCCGCCCGTCCACCTGGGCCTCGATCATCCAGACGGTGCAAGACCGTGGCTACGTGTGGAAGAAGGGCCAAGCGCTCGTTCCGACCTGGACCGCGTTCGCCGTCATCCGCCTGCTCGAGGAGCACTTCGACGCGCTCGTCGACTACGACTTCACCGCGTCGACCGAGAACGACCTCGACGCCATCTCGCGAGGCGAGCGGCAGAAAGATCAGTGGCTCACGCGGTTCTACTTCGGCCAGACCGACGACCACGATGTTCCGGCGATCACGGCCGAAGCGGGTTCGGCCGACGACGCGCTGCTCGGCCTCAAGCGCCTGGTCGAAGAGAACCTCGACCACATCGACGCCGCCGAGATCAACACGTTCCCGCTCGGCAACGACGAGAACGGCGAACTCATCGTCGTCAAGCCGGGCCGCTACGGCCCCTATGTCAAGCGCGGCGAAGACACCGCCGGCCTGCCCGACAACCTCCCGCCCGACGAGCTCACGGTCGCCAAGGCCATCGAACTGTTGGCCGCACCCAAGGGCGACGAGCCGATCGGCGAACTCGACGGCCTGCCCGTCTACGCGAAGAACGGCCGCTACGGCCCGTACGTCCAGTGGGGCGACCACGACAACCCGCCTCCCGGGCTCGAGAAGCCGAAGATGTCGAGTCTCTTCAGCAACATGACGCTCGAAGAGATCACGCTCGAGCAGGCCGAGAAGCTCATCTCGCTGCCGCGCCACCTCGGCGACGACCCGGAGGACGGCACACCCATCTACGCGAACAACGGCCGCTACGGACCGTACGTGCAGAAGGAAAAGGACTACCGCAACATCGACTCCGAAGACCAGATCTTCGAGATCACGCTCGAACAGGCGCTCAAGATCTACAGCGAGCCCAAGGTGTACAAGCGGGGCAACCGCAACATGGCCGCGAAGGGCCCGCTGAAGGAGTTCGGCACCGACCCGGTCAGCGAGAAGAACGTCACCGCCAAGGACGGACGATTCGGCGTGTACGTCACCGACGGCGAGACCAACGCGTCGCTCGGCAAGGGCGACCGTCTCGAGGAGATCACTCCCGAGCGTGCCTTCGAACTGCTCGCGATCCGGCGTGAGGCGATCATCGCCAAGGGCGGCACCCCGGGCAAGAAGGCCAAGGCCACGAAGAAGAAGGCAGCTGCCAAGAAGAAGGCTGCGGCCAAGAAGTCCGCCGCCAAGAAGAAGGCTGCGAAGAAGAAGGCCCCGGCGAAGAAGAAGGCGGCAGCGAAGAAGTCCGCCGCCAAGAAATCGACTGCCGGAGGCGACGACGGGGTCGTTGTCGTCGACCTCAACGACTGA
- a CDS encoding PQQ-binding-like beta-propeller repeat protein → MPSDPDAIWKRGYDGPAPTSPGPVEIEPSPSESAGRPESAGRSASPASSAQQRTGRRRRVAMGGALLTVIAVAAVAVWIRSGDDAEVAAPSPTAVSPTTDPSPLAPPVDEPDELDPVVAAALPSPLDVVAPTGEPFAGAEPRRLPERVDELWRYRIDTVDGDADRPAGTAAQVEVIDSRYVAVIAGAALGTERSTLSLLDASNGEEQWTIELSLGHESFDVIGATDSTLLVGSLLATRPVVGFDLDTGVERWTMIESNEQLEAHGGSSGFELLRGTPFLARRPTVATNPTLLFDPETGVEVGRLDGEIIGTDHLGTYYVDVDDAIAVYDLSEEFGPMRLASVAAADPGDLVSVVDGKVVIVANRQNGRPGGVFVGIDPNGSFVGAFDLAERFGAEPGVARLPGVIANIAPMIGPTMIVSGSGQMTGAELDGDEIRPAWQRDGIVSRTVQTERGTLILASQNGGATQALVDGRTGATVTVLTMTPGVLDSLEFAGNGVLTRRTSGDGNRVAAIDLDGNEIWSLPGSAPVALGDGVVARLETSTDEAVVVGYGSDRSATVAS, encoded by the coding sequence GTGCCCTCCGACCCCGACGCGATCTGGAAGCGTGGCTACGACGGTCCCGCTCCCACGTCGCCGGGGCCGGTCGAGATCGAACCGTCTCCGTCGGAGTCGGCAGGGCGGCCGGAGTCAGCAGGGAGATCGGCGTCACCTGCCTCGTCGGCGCAGCAGCGCACCGGCAGGAGGCGGCGAGTTGCGATGGGCGGCGCGTTGTTGACGGTGATCGCCGTGGCAGCGGTCGCCGTGTGGATTCGCAGCGGCGACGATGCCGAGGTCGCGGCGCCGTCGCCGACAGCGGTGAGCCCGACGACCGATCCGTCACCGTTGGCACCACCGGTCGATGAACCGGACGAACTCGACCCTGTGGTCGCGGCTGCGCTGCCGTCGCCGCTCGATGTGGTGGCGCCGACAGGAGAACCGTTCGCCGGTGCCGAGCCGCGCCGTCTTCCCGAACGGGTCGACGAACTGTGGCGATATCGGATCGACACGGTCGACGGCGACGCCGATCGGCCGGCGGGAACGGCTGCCCAGGTCGAGGTGATCGATTCTCGATACGTGGCGGTCATCGCTGGTGCTGCGCTCGGCACCGAGCGCAGCACGCTCTCGCTGCTCGATGCCTCGAACGGGGAAGAGCAGTGGACGATCGAGCTGTCCCTCGGCCACGAATCGTTCGATGTCATCGGCGCGACCGATTCGACGCTGCTGGTCGGATCGTTGCTCGCCACGCGTCCGGTCGTCGGCTTCGACCTCGACACCGGGGTAGAGCGCTGGACGATGATCGAAAGCAACGAGCAACTCGAGGCCCACGGCGGGTCGTCGGGATTCGAACTGCTGCGCGGCACGCCGTTCCTCGCGCGTCGCCCGACCGTCGCGACCAACCCGACGCTGCTGTTCGACCCCGAGACCGGAGTCGAGGTCGGACGACTCGACGGCGAGATCATCGGCACCGACCACCTCGGCACCTACTACGTCGATGTCGACGACGCGATCGCGGTGTACGACCTGTCGGAGGAGTTCGGTCCGATGCGACTCGCCAGCGTGGCCGCGGCCGACCCGGGCGACCTCGTCTCGGTGGTCGACGGCAAGGTCGTGATCGTCGCCAACAGGCAGAACGGGCGACCAGGCGGGGTCTTTGTCGGGATCGACCCCAACGGATCGTTCGTCGGTGCGTTCGACCTCGCCGAGCGATTCGGCGCCGAACCAGGAGTCGCTCGCCTGCCGGGGGTGATCGCGAACATCGCGCCGATGATCGGACCGACGATGATCGTGTCGGGGTCGGGGCAGATGACCGGCGCCGAACTCGACGGCGACGAGATCCGCCCGGCGTGGCAGCGCGACGGCATCGTTTCCCGGACCGTGCAGACCGAACGCGGAACCCTGATCCTCGCGTCGCAGAACGGCGGGGCGACGCAGGCGCTCGTCGACGGCCGAACCGGTGCGACGGTCACGGTGCTCACCATGACCCCCGGCGTGCTCGACAGCCTCGAATTCGCAGGCAACGGCGTACTGACACGACGCACCTCCGGCGACGGGAATCGGGTGGCCGCAATCGACCTCGACGGCAATGAGATCTGGTCGCTGCCGGGTTCGGCACCGGTCGCGCTCGGCGATGGCGTCGTTGCCCGACTCGAGACCTCCACCGACGAGGCGGTGGTCGTGGGGTACGGATCAGACCGCAGCGCTACGGTCGCGTCGTGA
- the rsgA gene encoding ribosome small subunit-dependent GTPase A: MTETPTSLDRLGWSDAFASAWHELGEPGEPARVTRLDRGWSTAARSLEQALGTAEPVRLRNIGADVAVGDWIIPSDDGERVEHVLERTSAFTRRASFDGMRAVSHTLAANIDVVFLVHALGSPPSPRRLERELVLAFDSGAEPVVILTKTDLVDDPEPARAALAEVALGVPVLLASGISGEGIDAVRSYADGNRTLAFLGASGVGKSTLVNGLVGSELLATSAVRDGDQRGRHTTVAAELVALDGEGWVIDTPGVRAVSLWLSGDGIERAFADVFDLMDGCRFRDCKHDQEPGCAVQAAIASGDLDPVRLDALEKLIEEEAALEEEQRAREKAADRRVGGKTRPPEASEYDGMRD, from the coding sequence GTGACCGAAACACCGACATCGCTCGATCGGCTGGGCTGGTCGGACGCGTTCGCCTCGGCATGGCACGAACTCGGAGAGCCGGGTGAGCCCGCACGGGTCACCCGTCTCGATCGCGGGTGGAGCACCGCGGCCCGTTCGCTCGAACAGGCGCTCGGAACCGCCGAGCCGGTGCGACTCCGCAACATCGGCGCCGATGTCGCGGTCGGCGACTGGATCATCCCGAGTGACGACGGCGAACGTGTCGAGCACGTGCTCGAACGCACCTCGGCGTTCACGCGGCGGGCCTCGTTCGACGGCATGCGCGCCGTGTCGCACACGCTCGCCGCCAACATCGACGTCGTCTTCCTCGTGCACGCGCTCGGCTCGCCGCCGAGCCCACGGCGGCTCGAACGCGAGTTGGTGCTGGCGTTCGACTCCGGTGCCGAGCCGGTCGTGATCCTCACCAAGACCGACCTCGTCGACGATCCCGAACCCGCTCGGGCGGCGTTGGCCGAGGTGGCGTTGGGGGTGCCGGTGCTCCTGGCGAGCGGCATCTCGGGCGAGGGCATCGACGCCGTGCGGAGCTACGCCGACGGCAACCGGACCCTCGCGTTTCTCGGCGCGAGCGGTGTCGGCAAGTCGACGTTGGTCAATGGGCTCGTCGGCAGCGAACTGCTCGCCACCTCGGCGGTGCGCGACGGCGACCAGCGCGGTCGCCACACCACGGTCGCGGCCGAGTTGGTCGCGCTCGACGGTGAAGGGTGGGTGATCGACACGCCGGGCGTCCGAGCGGTCAGCCTGTGGCTGTCGGGCGACGGCATCGAGCGAGCGTTCGCCGATGTGTTCGACCTGATGGATGGCTGTCGCTTCCGTGACTGCAAGCACGATCAAGAACCCGGCTGCGCGGTGCAGGCAGCCATCGCGTCGGGTGACCTCGACCCGGTCCGCCTCGATGCGCTCGAGAAACTGATCGAGGAGGAGGCGGCGCTCGAAGAGGAGCAGCGCGCTCGCGAGAAGGCAGCCGATCGACGAGTCGGTGGCAAGACCCGCCCGCCCGAGGCGTCGGAGTACGACGGAATGCGTGACTGA
- a CDS encoding DUF427 domain-containing protein, producing MERRGEKELEQAGGRGALAPNGKPVESVWDFPRPPSVERVDWRIRVAHGGAMIVDAPYAMRVLETSQAPAYYVAPEFVTMSHLEPVGRQSACEWKGVATYADVVAGRFTAKESAWTYRDPTPAFAAIRGHWAFYAQALDECWVDDERVEPNDGNFYGGWITGNVTGPFKGAAGTMFW from the coding sequence GTGGAGCGACGGGGCGAGAAGGAGTTGGAGCAAGCGGGTGGCCGCGGCGCGCTGGCACCCAACGGCAAGCCGGTCGAATCGGTCTGGGACTTTCCTCGGCCCCCATCGGTCGAGCGTGTCGACTGGCGTATCCGCGTCGCTCACGGCGGCGCGATGATCGTCGATGCGCCGTACGCGATGCGCGTCCTCGAAACGAGCCAGGCGCCGGCCTACTACGTGGCCCCCGAGTTCGTGACGATGTCGCACCTCGAGCCGGTCGGTCGGCAATCGGCGTGCGAGTGGAAGGGCGTGGCGACCTACGCCGACGTGGTCGCCGGACGCTTCACGGCGAAGGAATCGGCGTGGACCTACCGTGACCCGACGCCTGCGTTCGCGGCCATCCGTGGCCACTGGGCGTTCTACGCACAGGCGCTCGACGAGTGCTGGGTCGACGACGAGCGGGTCGAACCGAACGACGGCAACTTCTACGGCGGTTGGATCACCGGCAACGTCACCGGCCCCTTCAAGGGCGCCGCCGGCACGATGTTCTGGTGA